The genomic region TTTAAAAATTTCACACCACCGTTAATTTCTTTAATTGTATTTGAACCAGTAAGAAATGGAAGTAAATCCTTTACATTGCCTGTTACATACATATCCCCGATAACTAATGCATCTGTTAATTTTTCATTGTTAATTAGTTCTAAAATTTGATTCGCTTTGATATAAGGTGTTATGTCAAATCTACCACTGGTAATTGTTTCTTGTAAATCCCTTAATAAAATTTGAATACTATTTGGTTTATCATTTTTTACAGTTATATTTGTATCTTTTAATATATTTAGTTTTCCATTTGTTACTTCTTTATAAAATTCATTTACATCAAAATAATCTGTTAAAGTGCTTTTAAATGCTACAGGAACATTTATATCACCATCTTTAAAATTCAAAACCGCTTTATTAAGAGCATTAAGTTTAGTTTCTTTTAAAAATTTTGGAGTAATAGGAGTAGATGTATATTCCCATTCAATATTTTCGGAATTTCCTTTCCGCTTTTTATCAAAAGTATTTATTTTTAAGTTTGTTGAATCAAAATCAGGATTTGTTTTTTCTTTTAAATTATAAGCAATATATTTTGCTATTTCCGTTGTTTCTTCATTGGTACATTCCATAATATCTTCTAATGAAATATCACCATTGATAGTTTTTATGTTTGCATTTTCATCAAGTGTAATAGTTTGTTTGGTGCTGTCGGCATTTTCGATATTTAAAACACTTAATGCCTTTGCAGCTTTTTTTAATGTAGTTTTACTTATTGTGCAAGTGGTGCAATTATTATTTTCCGTTTTAAACGATTTTATGGTAAGAGCATCTGTGTTTATTATTACATTATTAGTGCTTTTTTCTGCTAATTCTTCAATTTTATCTAATGTTATATTTCCGCTTGCCTTAATTATATTTCCGCCCGCATCTTTGGTAACATAGATAACCGAATTTCCAATAGTTATTTGTTCTGCCGACTGGCTTGCTTCCTCTTCCACCGTAGCTGAAACTGCCGTTTCTTTTTCAATCTTTACCTTTTGCGTAATGGTATTATCTGTAACATCCGAATATGTTGCATCGCCTATCGTAAGCGCTTTAACCTTATAGCCTGCATTTGCAGAAAGCGTAAAGGTCAGCTCGCTGTTTTTTTCGACTTTTCCGCCGGCGGGAAGGGTGGGGGTTACGTCAATTTTGCCGTTTGCAGGCTGGGTTATGGTAACCTCGTACTTTGTTGCCGGTGTAGGATTGGACGGATTCGGATTAGGGTTTCCCTGTTCCGGATTTTCAGGTGGAGGATTAGTGAAATCGGGGGCAGGAGTTTTATGTAATTGCTTACACGAAATAAGCATTACAAGCGGGCTTAACAGCAGCGCCACTCCTAAAAATACAACAGAAACTTTCGCACGTTTGTTTTTCATAACAACCTCCATCTTTCTCTATATGCATAGCTTATATAGCTTTATGATACCATAGTTTTAAGTTGAGTGCAAGGAAGAATTTAGCCCAAGATTTTAACAGGGTTTTTGCATTACAGTGTAGAATAGAAATAGACTTTTGGTAGAAAAATTATAAAGATATGCGATACTACCGCAGATATCGAAATTTCGGAGAGGTATTATGCAAACATCACTTACAACAGTAATGGCTGAAGCTGTAGCTCTACCTTATGAGGATAGAGTTGAGCTTCTGACAGTGTTGGCAAAAAGTATATCAAAATCTGCTCTAGATACCTCAAAAAAGAATGAACAAAATTGGGGTAAAATGTTAGATTTGTATACGGGTTGTATGGGTGGTCTTTGCTCGAAAGAAGATCCTGTTGAATATCAGAGGAATTTAAGAGAAGACAGAGTAATTGACTGATCGTATTTTTGTTGATACAAATCCTTTGATTTATCTTCTTGATAATGTACAGCCATTTGCTGTATACAAAAAGTAGAATACAAATCTAACTGTCCGATTCAACCTGATATTCCCTATATCGGCATAAAAACACTCCAGATGCAGAACGCCGGGATGATTAAATCCTCTACATGAATACCAAAAAAGCCTGTTCTTCCGCAAAGGAAAAACAGGCTTTTTGCATCACAGCTTAAAAATTACAGGCTGCCTTTTGCCGCTTTAACTGCTTCGGTCAGCATCGGAAGTACCTTGAACAGGTCTCCTGCAATACCGTAGTCGGCTACGCCGAAGATCGGTGCATCGGGGTTCTTGTTAACCGCGATGATGTACTCGGAATCCTGCATACCGGCAAGGTGCTGGATTGCTCCTGAAATACCGACTGCCACATAGATGTGCGGATGTACGGTTTTACCGGTCTGTCCAACCTGATGGTTTGCATCCATCCAGCCGGAGTCAACAACGGCACGGGAAGCCCCGACAACGCCGCCAAGCGCCTGAGCCAAATCTTCAGCCAGTTTGATACCCGCTTTGGGGTCTTTACCGATACCGCGGCCGACGGAAACAACCACATTTGCTCCGATCAAGTCTACGATGTTTTTTGCGGTTTTCTTGATTTCGAGGATATCGACGCTGATATCGGCTTTGGAAAGTTCAACTTTCGGCTTTTCAATTACGGTCTTCGACGCTTTTGCCGAATCAAAATCCTGCTTCTTCATAACGCCGGGACGCACGGTTGCAATCTGCGGGCGGAAGCGGGGACACACAATCGTTGCCATCAAGTGACCGCCGAAAGCCGGACGGGTCATCTTCAAGTTGGTATTTACCTTAAAGGGTGTCTTTTCGACATCCATCGTCGAGCTGGTGCGGAGGAATTCCTTGTATTTTTCAGTATCGACATCGAGGTGCGTGGTGTCGGCGGTCAATCCGGTATGGAGCCGTGCGGCACAGCGGGGACCTAAGTCGCGTCCGATGGTTGTTGCACCGATTAAGAAAACTTCCGGTTTTTTATCCTGCACCAATGCGGTAATCACTTTTGTATACGCATCGGTTGTATAATCGGCAAGAAGATCATGTTCGCAGTAGTACACCTTGTCGGCACCGTAACCGCCGAGATTTTTTAATGCATCTTCTTTAATACCTTTTCCAAGTACAACGCCGCAGAGTTCGCCCTTTAATTCGTCGGCGAGCTTCCGGCCTTCGCTCAATAATTCAAACGAGGTGTTGAGGATTTCTCCGTTGCGCTGTTCACAAAATACCCACACGCCTTTGAAGGCTTCAGTGTCTTTGCTATCGTAAGCCATTTGTACATTCTCCTCCTTCATTAAATGATATGTTTTTCTGCCAGCATTCCGACGAGCTTTTCACAAGCGGCTTTGTCGGCGCCTTCCATCATCGTACCGGCGCCTTTTTGCGGCGGGGTAAAGGACTTGTATACGTTTGTCGGAGAACCTTCCAAACCGATTGTGTCTTTATCGATGAGCGGGTCATCCTTCAAGGTTTCGTAATTGTATACCTCATACGGCTTTGAGTAGCATTCCATAATACCGCTAACGCTCATATAGCGCGGTTCATTCAGCTCTTTAATACAGGTGATAAGACAGGGTGTCTTTACCTTGAGCATCATATAGCCGTCTTCGAGCATACGCTTTACCGTCAGTGTGTTGCCTTCTTTTTTAATATCAGCTGCGTAGGTGATCTGCGGGAGATTCAGTTTTTCAGCGATCTGCGGGCCTACCTGTGCGGTGTCCCCATCGATTGCCTGCCGTCCGCAGAATACAACGTCTTCCGGC from Treponema vincentii harbors:
- the acrA gene encoding acryloyl-CoA reductase electron transfer subunit beta is translated as MAYDSKDTEAFKGVWVFCEQRNGEILNTSFELLSEGRKLADELKGELCGVVLGKGIKEDALKNLGGYGADKVYYCEHDLLADYTTDAYTKVITALVQDKKPEVFLIGATTIGRDLGPRCAARLHTGLTADTTHLDVDTEKYKEFLRTSSTMDVEKTPFKVNTNLKMTRPAFGGHLMATIVCPRFRPQIATVRPGVMKKQDFDSAKASKTVIEKPKVELSKADISVDILEIKKTAKNIVDLIGANVVVSVGRGIGKDPKAGIKLAEDLAQALGGVVGASRAVVDSGWMDANHQVGQTGKTVHPHIYVAVGISGAIQHLAGMQDSEYIIAVNKNPDAPIFGVADYGIAGDLFKVLPMLTEAVKAAKGSL
- the acrB gene encoding acryloyl-CoA reductase electron transfer subunit gamma, giving the protein MKAIVCVKQVPDTSGKVAVKENGQLDRASMMTITNPDDLNAIEAALQLKDQTGCEVVAISMGPPPAESMLRELLARGVDKAVLVSSREFGGSDTYATSQILAAAVRRVGVEPEDVVFCGRQAIDGDTAQVGPQIAEKLNLPQITYAADIKKEGNTLTVKRMLEDGYMMLKVKTPCLITCIKELNEPRYMSVSGIMECYSKPYEVYNYETLKDDPLIDKDTIGLEGSPTNVYKSFTPPQKGAGTMMEGADKAACEKLVGMLAEKHII